GGATGTGGAAATGAGATGCTTTCAGAGAAGATGCTTGAATTGGGCAAAAAAAGGTCCGTAATACGTGAGATATTTGAGTACGGCAAGACGCGCATCAAGGAGATAGGCTCGGATAAAGTGTTTGATTTCAGCCTGGGCAACCCGAGTGTTCCCGCTCCGGAATGTGTGAAAGAGGCAATTTTGTCCCTGCTTGCGACAGAGGATTCGGTCCTTCTCCATGGATATTCATCGGCGCAGGGAGATGCCAATGTCAGAAAGACGATCGCCGGACACATCAACAAGACTCATAACACCAGAATTACAGAGGACAACATATATATGACCGTAGGCGCAGCTGCCTCGCTTACTATCTGCTGTAAGGCACTGACAGCTCCCGGTGACGAGTTTATCATTTTTGCCCCGTACTTTCCGGAGTATAAGGTCTTCGTCGAGGCAGCTGGTGCAAAACCTGTCATCCTGCCTCCTAACGAACCTGATTTTCAGATCAGTGTGGAGAAATTCAGAGCAGCTGTGAACGATAAAACCAATGCGGTCATCGTCAACTCGCCGAACAATCCGTCCGGTGTGGTATATTCCGAAGAGACGCTTCGTGATCTCTGTTCGGTACTTGAGGAAAAATCCAAAGAATATGGACACCCTATATATCTTATATCAGACGAACCTTATCGCGAACTTGTCTATGGTGACGTTAAAGTACCATATCTCATCAATTACTATAGAAACACACTTGTATGTTACTCCTACAGCAAGTCGCTATCTCTGCCCGGAGAGAGGATAGGCTACATCGTGGTTTCTAACGAGATGGAGCAGTGGCAGGACATGTTTGCCGCGATCTGCGGAGCCGGCCGCGCACTTGGCTATGTCTGCGCGCCCAGCCTCTTCCAGCAGGTCATCGCGAAATGTGTAGACAAAACCGCTGATATTGCAATTTATAAGAGAAACAGAGATTTGCTCTACAATGGGCTCACAAAACTTGGATTTGACTGTGTGAGACCGGACGGAGCCTTCTATCTTTTTGTAAAAGCCCTTGAGCCTGATGCAAATGCCTTCTGTGAGAAGGCAAAAAAATATGAGCTTCTTCTGGTTGCCGGTGACGGGTTCGGATGCCCGGGATATGTAAGGATCTCTTACTGCGTGAGAACAGAACAGATCATCAACTCTTTGCCTGCATTTGAAAAATTAGCCGCAGAATACAAATAAACACTAACCGCATTAAGGACACAGCGCATATTCTCAAAGCACATAAAATGGCGCGTCGTACTCATTCATGTACGTCGCGCCATTTCTCTTTGGATCCTGCCAAGTCAGTAAGGGTATATAAGAAGCGCCCTTTATTTCTTCAGTTGACGTACGACGTCGATAACTGTCCCGTCGCGCCATTCAATGATACCTACGATGCGGTCTTCCGTAGCAACGGGGTCTGTAGGGCCGGCCATCTTAAGGGCACGCGCCGCGAGTTCGTCCATTGAGACAAGAGGGAGGTCCTTGACCTCTGAGCAGGCTTCGAGCAGGTCTTTGCGGCGCGGGTTGATTGTGATCCCGTATTCGGTGACGATCGCGTCAACGACTTCGCCGGGCGTCGTTACACTGTAGACCTTGTCAGTTACGCACGGGATGCGGCCACGGAGCAGCGGCTGCGCGATGATGGTGAGTTTTGCGCCTGCCGCCGTGTCCTGGTGTCCTCCTGTTCCGTGAAGCAGAGCTCCGTCGGCTTCGGTGTTTACATTTGCGTTGAAGTCAACGTCGACCTCGGTTGCGCCCAGGATTACGACATCAAGCATATTGACGGCCGTGCCGTTGTTCCAAGGGTTGGCATACCAGTCGGCGGATATCTCGATGTGGTTCGGGTTCTCACCTATAGAGCGAACTGCGTCAAGGTCAAAGGACTGAACGTCCATAAGCCTCTCCACAAGACCCT
The DNA window shown above is from Synergistaceae bacterium and carries:
- a CDS encoding pyridoxal phosphate-dependent aminotransferase, with protein sequence GCGNEMLSEKMLELGKKRSVIREIFEYGKTRIKEIGSDKVFDFSLGNPSVPAPECVKEAILSLLATEDSVLLHGYSSAQGDANVRKTIAGHINKTHNTRITEDNIYMTVGAAASLTICCKALTAPGDEFIIFAPYFPEYKVFVEAAGAKPVILPPNEPDFQISVEKFRAAVNDKTNAVIVNSPNNPSGVVYSEETLRDLCSVLEEKSKEYGHPIYLISDEPYRELVYGDVKVPYLINYYRNTLVCYSYSKSLSLPGERIGYIVVSNEMEQWQDMFAAICGAGRALGYVCAPSLFQQVIAKCVDKTADIAIYKRNRDLLYNGLTKLGFDCVRPDGAFYLFVKALEPDANAFCEKAKKYELLLVAGDGFGCPGYVRISYCVRTEQIINSLPAFEKLAAEYK